The sequence TGGTTTAAATGAAGGCTGTGGGCGCCGCCCGCATTCGCCGTGGTCGGCATGCCCAGCTTACGGCCTGAATAGCTACTCAAGAAATAGCCCATGATTTCGCCGTTTTTCACCACATCACGAGGCTGAGTGGCCACACCTTCCGCATCAAAATAGGTGCTACCAAAGCCTTTTTGCTCATGCGGTTGTTCTTGAATATTAACCCAGTCAGCCAATACCCGCTTGCCCAAGCTGTCCAATAAAAAACTGGCTTCGCGATACAGCGCGCCACCGCTTAAGGCTCCGACCAAATGGCTGATTAAGCTCAAAGCCACGGTGGACTCAAACACCACGGGGTAATGACCCGTTTTTATTTTACGCGCATCCAAACGACGTACCGTCCGCTGAGCGGCCTTGGCACCAATGGCCTCAATCGAATCCAAATCAGCCGCACTACGCGCCACGTCATACCAATAGTCGCGCTGCATGCCGCCGCTGGTTTCCTTAGCCACCACCGAACAAGAAACGCTGTGGCGGCTGGTGCGGGCGCCGGCCATAAAGCCATGGCTATTACCGTACACATATTGATAATGGTTGGCGTTGACTGCCGCACCATCAGAATTGCTCACCCGCTCATCAAACGCTTGTGCGGCCGCTTCACAGCCCTGAGCCAGCGTGATCGCCTCTTCCACCGACACATCCCACGGATGGTATAAATCCAGATCAGGCACGTGGGTCGCCATCAGTGCCGCATCGGCTAGACCAGCAAACTCATCTTCGGCCGTGTATTTAGCAATATTCAACGCCGCCTTGACCGTGGCCGTCACCGCCGCATCCGAAAAGTCAGCCGTGCTGGCGAAGCCTTTCTTCTGGCCGATGTAGACCGTCACCCCCAAACCCTTATCTTGCTGATACTCGATTTGATCGACCGACTGTAGCCGTACGCTGACCGACTGACCGTGTCCTTCGCTGACGTCGACATCGGCCGCCGTCGCCCCACCCGCCCGGGCTTGATCCAAAACACTTTGGGTCAAGTCGTGTAATTGATTCTCTGTGTAATGAAACATAGCGCTCTTTTGTTTTAAATAAGCCTTATTGTACCGTTAATCCAAAAATGCCGTCGAATTAAGATGTAAAGTAGGCCCAATTTCGGTATCATCTAAGCTTATTAATTGTTAGTTAGCGACACCGGCGATGAGTGAACATGATGAATGGGTCAGCAAGACCCAAAAAAAGAAAGAAATGGACGATCTACAAGACTTAGGCGTTCAGTTAACCAAGCTATCGGTTGACACCTTAAAAAAAATGCCGCTGCCGGAAGACCTCTTGGATGCCTTAAAGCAACACAAGAAAATCACCGCCAACGGCGCCCTGAAACGTCAGCTACAGTTTATTGGTCGGCTCATGCGCGATGTAGATCCTGAGCCCATCGAAGCCTTTTTGGCCCGTCTCAAAGGCGACAACGCAGCCCACAACGCCTACCTACAGCGCTTAGAGCTCTTACGTACGCAGTTGGTTGCTGATGATCAGGCCTTAAACACCGTGATTGCCGACTGCCCTGATGCGGATATTTCGTATTTACGAACCCTCGTCCGTAACGCCCGCAAGGAACAGGCGCAAGAAAAATCGCCTAAAGCCTTTAAAGCTTTGTTCCAAGCCCTTAAAGAAACCTATGACCAACAGCAATCGTCTCAAGGTTAGCTCACCTAAGTGAATGAATCTGTACCATGAACGCTACCGAATATCGCGCACCAAAGTGGTTGAAAGGCGGACACAGCCAAACCATTTGGTCGTCAAAATGCATCCCTACCCCTGCGCCAAACTATCGGCGCATGTATTTGCCTACGCCAGACCAAAGCACCACATTGGCCTGTGATTTCATCGACAGCAGCCAAGCAGATGCGCCGTTAGTGGTGCTGTTTCATGGTTTAGAAGGCAGTAGCCACAGTCACTATGCCAAAGCCCTCATGAACCACGTAGCCGCCGCTAATCTAAACGGCGTGGTAGTGCATTTTCGGGGCTGCGGCAACAACATTAACCTAGGCCGCCGCGCCTATCATTCAGGCGACACCGACGAAGCCCGCTGGGTTTTTGCCCATCTGAAACAAACTTATCAAAAAATTTATGCTGCCGGCGTGTCTCTTGGCGGCAATATGTTGGCCAAATACATGGGCGAAACCCGTGAAGCGGCTCTGTGTGAAGCCGCCGCCATCATCAGCGCCCCCTTAGACTTAGTAGCGGCCAGCGAGGCCTTAAGTAAAGGGTTTGCTAAACGGGTGTACATCCCTTACTTTTTGAACACGCTTAAAAGCAATGCCAAAATTCAATGGTCGGCCCATCCCGACCTCTTTGAGTTAGACAGCGTCTTGAAAGTTAAAACCCTCAGTGCCTTTGATAATCTGGTCACAGCACCGATGCATGGCTTTAAAAACGCCGTGGACTACTGGACTCAGTCGAGCGCCAAACCCTATTTAAAACACATCCAAAAACCCACTCTGGTTTTAAATGCCTTAAATGACCCGTTTTTACCCGCATCCGCCCTACCCACGGCGGCCATGGTCTCAAACAGCGTCACTTTATTGCAGCCACCAGAAGGGGGCCATGTGGGCTTTGCCAGCGGCCCCTTCCCCGGAAATGTCAATTGGTTGCCCCAAACCATCTTGAAATTTTTCCATTTGGCCTAATTAATAACAATAACCAACGAGGAGTCTGCTGTGTCAGATATTTTAGAAAAGATCTTAGCCACCAAAGCCTTAGAGGTCGCCCGCGACCAAGAATCTCTGCCCTTAGCCGAGCTAAAGGCCAAAGCCCTAGCCCAA comes from Neisseriaceae bacterium CLB008 and encodes:
- a CDS encoding YheT family hydrolase, with translation MNATEYRAPKWLKGGHSQTIWSSKCIPTPAPNYRRMYLPTPDQSTTLACDFIDSSQADAPLVVLFHGLEGSSHSHYAKALMNHVAAANLNGVVVHFRGCGNNINLGRRAYHSGDTDEARWVFAHLKQTYQKIYAAGVSLGGNMLAKYMGETREAALCEAAAIISAPLDLVAASEALSKGFAKRVYIPYFLNTLKSNAKIQWSAHPDLFELDSVLKVKTLSAFDNLVTAPMHGFKNAVDYWTQSSAKPYLKHIQKPTLVLNALNDPFLPASALPTAAMVSNSVTLLQPPEGGHVGFASGPFPGNVNWLPQTILKFFHLA
- the pmbA gene encoding metalloprotease PmbA, encoding MFHYTENQLHDLTQSVLDQARAGGATAADVDVSEGHGQSVSVRLQSVDQIEYQQDKGLGVTVYIGQKKGFASTADFSDAAVTATVKAALNIAKYTAEDEFAGLADAALMATHVPDLDLYHPWDVSVEEAITLAQGCEAAAQAFDERVSNSDGAAVNANHYQYVYGNSHGFMAGARTSRHSVSCSVVAKETSGGMQRDYWYDVARSAADLDSIEAIGAKAAQRTVRRLDARKIKTGHYPVVFESTVALSLISHLVGALSGGALYREASFLLDSLGKRVLADWVNIQEQPHEQKGFGSTYFDAEGVATQPRDVVKNGEIMGYFLSSYSGRKLGMPTTANAGGAHSLHLNHTHPDLASLLKEMGTGLLVTELMGQGVNMLTGDYSRGAAGFWVENGMIVHPVEEITIAGQLQEMYANLVGVADDVLRRGAHRVGSMLIDNMTVAAGE
- the yjgA gene encoding ribosome biogenesis factor YjgA, producing the protein MSEHDEWVSKTQKKKEMDDLQDLGVQLTKLSVDTLKKMPLPEDLLDALKQHKKITANGALKRQLQFIGRLMRDVDPEPIEAFLARLKGDNAAHNAYLQRLELLRTQLVADDQALNTVIADCPDADISYLRTLVRNARKEQAQEKSPKAFKALFQALKETYDQQQSSQG